CTCTCACGCGTGGAGCCACAAAAGGATTGCGACGCGCCCGTCGCCTACGGAGCCTTGGATGGATCCGGTGATCTCACAAAGGACGCGATTTGATCTGAGTGTAGTTGTAGGTTTGTTTGTGTACGTGTGGTGTGCGTGTGTAGGGTTGGTGTGAGTTGTACATGAACAGATACTACAGCTGTACCCAGATGAGAggctcaaaaaaaaatcccataCCAATCTACTCTTGTGCTCCCAATATTTTAGTAGTCACGGGAGAGAATTGAATTTGCTTATGCGAGCAACTGCGAGTGCCAAACATCAGTAGCTTTGGTCTTTACTCaagagcatcaaaatggcatgGGGTGGGCACGGCAAAGTTGGGACAATTTCCCCAATAGTGAATTAGTGAGCATTTCCCCAatactcattggatcatgtataatttagttatagatttatttaaatttaaccagcataaacataaataaatttataacaaaggtatacatgatccaatgagaATGAAGTTTTTAGTAGAGTTCAAGCATACAATagttagcccaccataaaaatttcactataATTGGACAATGGAAATTGCAGATATGAATTATTTccattaattacaaaaaatatagatctaaatctacaacaaaaaatttgtgctaaagtataccatattatatattcACTATGTAAATATACTCATgtagagtccaacaaaatttgattttcaatttttggatttttctgtgatttgttatgatttttcaaatattcaacggaaataaataataaagaaaaagacaaaaccaCCCTAAAAACACATTGTGGGCgttatttgaccggttttggaaagttcagtGGTAGAATAACCGCTTTTGTAGTTTGGGAGTTAAGTAGTCTAGGTCCAATAGTTGAGGGGGTTATATAGACTTCTTCCTTACAATTAAGACTGAACTCTATGTTATGTATAAAATCAGATGCTCACTGTTGAATGCCAATGTATTTAAAATTGACGTGCAACACTCAATGTGAGTTGTGGCTTGATCTTGGACAGCCACGATGGGGCTCCTATTATCTGGTTGCACGgtaatttgttatttttgtaaGTGGTGCTCGGTTTCATGAATGCAAACAGGAATGATTGGGTTAAGTCCTCACACACATATGATGTGGTTGGTCTATTTGGTCTCTGTTGCTTTCCTCGCACCAAATAGATTACATAGCTGTGCGCCTGCCAACTGAATTCCATCCATCTTATTTTTTCCCCTTTAATCTTATTGTTTTACGGACATCGGCTTTGTTCATCAGCCATCGTACTTTCTGTTACCCTAATATTTTCTAGATGCTTATGAACATGGTTTTCTATATATTATATTTGACCTGGTGCCGCCATGCAATGGTAGAAATGTACATGGATGTGACATTGCATTTTTGTGTGCTTTTCTCAATGATAATTGATAAAACTAATAAAGGAGAACTTACAAGTTTGAATTCTTTCAGTAAGGCAATTGAAGAAGGCTGCTGACAACCAAAAGGTTGTCGAGGCAATTGGGGTACCTCTAGTCAGGGGACCGTGGTATGAAGCATCTCTTGAGGTCGGCCACCAACGCAAGTCTGTTTCATGCACATTCCCTGTATCTGGGCCACACGGGTCAGGCTTTTTCCAAATTGAGGCAACCCGAAATGAAGGTTGGTGTTCAATTCTATCATTGCTGTGCCTGATTAGTTGTGCGTCTGATACAACGCGATGATGGAGTCTGTTTGTGTTACACAGAGGACGGTCTGCTTTCCTTTCTGCGGCATCATGACTGGGAGATCCTTACCTTGGAGGCTCATCTGCATGTACCTTCAGATGATGAGCAGCAGAAGACGCTGGTGAAGGTGAATCTTGAAAATAATGGTGGTGGGCAATGTGATGATCCTGAGAGTGGGAATTAGGTTGCCATATTCTCATATCAGCACCCTGATAGTGCTTCTTTTCCAAGGTCTGGTCAATCTATCTGGTTGGTATCTACTGAATTTGATAGAGGGCTGACAATATGTTTTCTGAAGATGGATTCATCCAAGATAGTATGTATATTAACTGAAATGACCCAAAGAGAAGAGAAGCAGTTGTTTTTGTTCCAAAATTAGCAGCAACCTGCAAGCACACAACCATGCACGCGGCCATATGCTATTTGTGGGCAGCCATTAGTTATATTGGTCCGCTTTTGGCGGCCAGGGTGCTGGCAACAAGACAACTGGATTATTCACTTTCTAGGTGACCTGTTCTTGATTCGTTTGTTGCTGCTGTTTCTTCCGGGTCCAAGCCCTCCCTCCAATCGGATCATCGCTGCCTGCGATCGCCCCTCACCTTGCCGGCCGGTGGAGCGCACGGCTCGCCACTGCATTGGCATTGCACCCAGCATCGGGGTGTCGCTGCTCTTGACAATCCCATCCGATTGGATTGCATTGGACTGAAGAATGCTTGggcaaattcgattcgaatttGCTCAAGCATTCGTCTCGATTCCTGGCCGGTAGCTGACCAGTCGGGAATCGGCCGAGGCGACGGCGATGGGCATCTTGTGTTGCTTCCAGTCCCACGCCGGTGGCGGGGGCGGCCACCATGGTCAGGCTGTTCCTCCCTCATCGGCGGCTTCTTCGTCCTCTGCCACCTCGTCGAGCGGAAACAAGGATCGTCCTCTtcccgagcggcggcccggCGAGGACCGGAGCAGCAGGAACAACAACAGCGTTGATTACAGCAACCTCGTCGCCCTCGTCAACGAGATCGTCGGCGACTCAGGTATCGATCACCTCCCAAAGATGGGCAATATATAATAAATGGATGTCGATCGATGATTGGAATGGCAACGATGTGAGATTGTGAATCTGTGATGCATGCAGTGAGCTACCGCCACAAGCGCGTGGCCGAGGAGATCCTCAAGATGGGCAAGGCCGGCAAGGTGACGGCGCGCACCTTCACGTACGCGGAGCTGTCCGAGGCCACCGGCGGGTTCCGGCCGGAGTCGCTGCTGGGCGAGGGCGGCTTCGGCCCCGTGTACCGTGGGCGGCTGCCCCCCAAGGCGACGGGCCCGGAGGTGGCCGTCAAGCAGCTGGACCGCAACGGCATGCAGGGCACGCGCGAGTTCCTGGTGGAGGCGCTGATGCTGAGCCTGCTCAAGCACCCCCACCTGGTGACGCTGCTGGGCTTCTGCACCGACGCCGACCACCGCATGCTCGTCTACGAGTACATGCCGCTGGGGTCCCTGGAGGACCACCTGCTGGACCTGCCGCCGGGGCGCGCGCCGCTGGAGTGGGCCACGCGCATGCGCGTCGCGCAGGGCGCCGCGCGGGGGCTCGAGTACCTGCACGACACCGCGCGGCCGCCCGTGATCTACCGCGACTTCAAGGCCTCCAACATCCTCCTCGACACCGGCTTCCGCGCGCGCCTCTCCGACTTCGGGCTCGCCAAGGTCGGGCCCTCCGGCGAGAAGACCCACGTCTCCACGCGCGTCATGGGCACCTACGGCTACTGCGCGCCCGAGTACGCGCTCACCGGCAAGCTCACCACCATGTCCGACGTCTACAGCTTCGGCGTCGTCTTCCTCGAGATCatcaccggccgccgcgccatcgACACGACCAGGCCGCCGGACCAGCACAACCTCGTGCTCTGGGCGGGGCCGCGCTTCAAGAACAAGCGCCGGTTCGCCGAGATGGCCGACCCGATGCTCCAGGGCGACTAccccaccaagggcctccaccAGGCGCTCGCCATCGCTGCCATGTGCCTCCAGGAGGACGCCACCATGCGCCCTGCCATCAGCGACGTCGTCACCGCGCTCGATTACCTCACGGTCGCAGGCGGAGGCGCCGCCGATGACGAGCAGGGTCCGGATCCcgatgagcagcagcagcaaaccgACGACGACGCGCAAGCGTAACATATATATGTCCGATGGAAATTCGAAGGGAATTCCGAGGCGTGAATTGCATATAAACGATCATTGTATGCATGCATATGTGATTATGTGTACGTAAATTCGTACATATACTGTGTTGTTGCATGTGTATATCCCATCGATCGATCGATATGATGAAAGGACTTTCACGACAAAATTGTAACGCCGGCTTATAGTTCTATGATGACAACTGATATATATTCTTTTCGGAAAAATACATGATAGTGGTGTACACTCTCTGTCCCATAAAGACTGTTCGTTTAGAAAAAATTTAGACATACTACCTGTTGTAGAAAATGGTCATATTACCCCTAATTAATTATAGCACTTGTAATTAAAGACCGTGATGTTTATTTGATTTCCTAGATCATCaataaatgcaaatgcattGGAACTAGAAAAGTAAACATTTGATTGGCTCCATGCCCTTCTCAATGCAATTTTTTCTtggtatttgatattattttaattagatgaactttactactccctccatactcgaaaagaatgtcgttttgtacaaggtttgagtcaaacattggtaacataaatcatgaataatttttaagttgttgagtttcaaaatacaaaaatcatatgaataaatttatcttgaaaaatatttttataaaaatataaatatatcactttgtgataaatatgtttataaaaataagaagtcaaagttaagctttggagaccgtgtcgctgtccaAAACGACATTCTTTTCAATTATGGAGGGACTATAATCTAAAGGAATAGTCTTTGTGGAACAAAATTTAAAGGCTAAACAAACAGTCTTTTTGGGACAGGAGTATGGCTCAATGATTGTATCCAATCAGACATTATCTATTATGGCCGTAGTTCTAAACTcattatgaaaaaaaaacttgctcCACCAGTTTGGTGGTTGGATTTTATCACTTGAATAAGGTCAAATTTGCATCTCTTGTacccatgaaaaaaaaagtatcaTGGATCCGCTGCCCACTActaaaaaatgatttttaggagcgctctctttttcttctaaGAGCAACTCAAAAGATAACCTGCTCCTACAAAGAATCAGGACTACTGTCAGAGGCGGATTTGGGGCTAGGGCACCTAGGGCCATGGCTCTAGGCGTTGCCCAAAATCCCCTTATAGCCCACCTATGTTTTCCTAGCCTGATTTTGGTTCCTATATGAACTGACTCCAATTGGACAAGGGCCGAGCAACAACAAAAGGTACAAGCTAGCCTCACGAGTGGCCCAATACTGCACTCGTCGGCCTCTTGTGTGTGACCGGCCTCTGCACTTGCCAAATCCTGATCCAATACGCATCTATTTAATTGGAGACAGGCGGCGGCATTAATGCTGGGATTGGAGTCCTCCCCCGCCAGATGAGGCTGCAGGATGGAGCGCAGTCGTGCCTTGCCCCGGCAAGCCGGAGCTCGGGGTGTTCGGCGACTGGTGCAGTGAGGCCGCGCGGCCGAGCAGTGGCGCGGCGTCGCTGCAAGCTGCAGCCTTTTGCTGTTATGCAGGCGCTGGCGGCTGGTGCCCAGAGTAAAGCACACTATCCGAAAATGGCTCATTCGTCCCCGATCATTAGTACCGGTCATGTTTTAGTCCGGTACTAAAGTTGCCTCAACgccactttagtaccgggtccaaATTTCAAATCCCCCAGaaccaatttagtaccgggccaagccctcggccggtactaaatgtcgcatTTTAGTATCATTCGGTGTTACCAACCAGTGCTAAAATGGCGCGGCCATTTAGTACCCTCcggtaacaccgaccggtactaaaatgcgacatttagtaccgggtgtgGGCTTGGCCCGATACTAAATGGTCCTCTaggggttacttcaaaagaaatGTATCTCCCATATAGTCACAAGTGATGCATAGATGGAATGGTAAATGTGCGAGGCCGAAGGTCGTGAGTTCGATTCCCAAGGACCGCACGTGTGCAGGGGCCTCCTAGCTACTCAAcactttttttctttaatttttggaCGCAAaaccgtttagtaccggtcagccgcccggtactaaaaggggttgctgaccggtactaatgctTATGCTTGCTAGATTTTCTAGCCGTGGCGGTGAAATATGTATGTTTTTTTTACACGTGCAATAAAGCATGTAAGTTAGTCCATGTCCCAATTTTCTTGAACTCAACAACATAAAACATACACGCAAACTAGCTATAACGATGCTAGCTTGAGAGGCAGGTTCACGTACATGAGTTCATAATATGGAAGCAAAGCAGccgaaataaaataaaaagcaACAATGCAGTCAAATACTTCTATTTTTCAACGCTTGGAATTGAGATAAACTTAATCATGCATTTAGTGCCTTACTATCAATACGTGACCTGATGTGGATGGTTTAAGCTCTTACATGGGTGGCCCTAGGCTTGCGGATTCGCCAGCTCCGCCACTTGCTACTGTAACTTCCAAGCCATCCTAATAATGCATTTTCAGATGCCCGCCATAGGAGTGGGTGACGCCATTACCTACCCTTGGAAATGATGGTCATACTATGTCAAGTAAATCTAATTTCAATTATTTGTTATAGTATTTTTGCAGAGATCATTGGATTGCTTTTCTAGTACAACCAAAGTTTGGAAAGTTCTCGTATCGGACTACTTCTTGGGTTGGCCAAAGAGTATATACAAAGAATCCGTATTCATGCTCAAGATGTTAGCAAATTTCCTGTCATCTATATGTACACCATGATAATTCTTTGACAAAAAGACTATATATAAACTAACTTCTTATATTTAGtttctttatttttaaaataaggcTTACAAGCATTACATTGCCAAAGGAGGAGCTCATAATCCCGAGAGAATAGAGAAATGGTTCTACGCACATACTTTCTGGGCCACAAGCAACCTGCAAGTTCTGTGTACGCCGCGTTACTCGGGGCAGTGGTGGCGGCGAGCATGGGCCCCGACTGtacggcagcaacagcagcatgtgGGGCCCCGAGCAGTAtgtggggccgcggcggcgcgacgcccGAGCAGCGATGTCGAGCAGCACGTGGGCAAGTGCAGAGCAGGGCAACAATGACGTGAAGCACGGCGCGGCAATagtatgcttttttttttgtgacggGAGTGTCACCGGCTCACCGCCCGAATCTACAACCGGCGGTGGTGGTTCCTTCCATCACCGCCGAGTAAATCCAATGCTCATAAAATAGGTTTTTTATGGCAAttttgaaccggcggtaatGAGGTGCTAGTAGTGTGCGGCTCGCTTCGGATCGAGCTGCGTTCTGGGAGGTTTCGGGCGGCGGGCAGAGCAAGATCAGCGATGATGTTTTTAACTTTTTATGCGGCGCGCGTACTGTGGTCAGGAGAGAAAAATTAAAAACcatacaaaataaaaataaaaggggGGAAAGAGAGGACAACAGGAGGGAAGAAAAAAGTGAAACCGCGTTTCTGGAAGAGGTACTGTTGGCCGAGAAATATTTTCTGCATTTCAGACGTGAGTAATAGCTGCGTGCAGAAAAGTTTCACTAGTTTTCAGGCTTGAATGCCAACGCGAAAAAATTGTATGCAAGTCAAAAGCAGCCAGCAGCTAGCGCAGGGCCGCCATAGAGGCTTTCAGATCGAGACTTTTGGTCCATGCATCGAGGTTGCCTACAACGTGGCGATGGAAGAATTCGTCGACGGCCACAAAATGTCCCTGGTCCCCGACAGCGACTCGCGCGAATTGATTAAGCTGCAGATACGTGCACTCCCCGAGCACGGAACGAAGAAGACGCGCGATCGTTACAAGATCTGAGAaagaacgaacttttgcactaataatAAACGATATAGCTAGCTCTCCGATGCATATATGCTGAATTACTGATCTGAATATATGACACATTCAACAGGATTAGCTAGCAgagagccgccgcgccgccgtcagaTTGGAATGCTTCTTCTTCGTGTTCACTTGTTGCACAACGAACACAACAACTTCTGTTGACGGGTGTGCACGCAGTGGTACGGTGGTCAGACGACCATGCGTAGAAAGGTCAGCCAGGTCAACAAACCCACACGCAGCCGACTGGCCTGGCCGCAGCAGGTACGCCGCCGCTGAAATGACGACGCGGTCGATCACGCGAACTGGTCATGGCTTTTACCAGTACGTAGCAGCAAATCCAACGTAAAGTAAGCTCTGACGTGGTCACGCGAACTGGTCGATCACATAGACGCTATATATGTATGCCCCCCGATCTCTCGGACCAATCCATCCATTCATTAAGTTTATAGCAAGCTCTGCAGCACGCTAGCTAGCTTGCTCTTCCACGAAGCTCGGCGATCTCTCTGCTTACCACCCCTTCCAGCAGCTAATAGCTACCTACCTGACTACTTGTGCCATGGCAACAAGATTTATCGCCGTTGCGGCCGTGATGGCAGCTGCCCTCGTCGgcatggcgtcggcggcggtctACAACGTCGGCGAGCCGGCCGGGTCCTGGGACCTGCGGACCAACTACGGCGACTGGGCCGCCTCCAAGCGGTTCCACCCGGGCGACCAGATCGTCTTCAGGTACTCCCCGCAGGCGCACGACGTGGTGGAGGTGAGCAAGGCGGACTACGACTCCTGCTCCAACGCCAGGCCCGTCGCCACCCACACCTCCGGCAACGACGCCATCGCCCTGACCTCCACCGGCACGCGCTACTTCATCTGCGGCATCACCGGCCACTGCGATGGGGGCATGAAGCTCCAGGTCGACGTCGTGCCCGGCGCCACCTCCCTCGCCCCGGCCGGCGCTCCCGGCGCCAACGCCCCGGTCTCTCCCCAGACCCCTTCCACGCCCGCTTCCGCCGCTaccaaggccaccgccaccggccTCGCTCTCGCCGGGTTCTTGCTCGCCGCCAGTCTCCTGGTCTAAGTAGTTGCTATTGTGCTGCAGCCAGCGCACATATATGCACATACATACTTACATTTACTTATCGTTGATTATTGTATTATTCTTTCGGATTTGGAGAGAGGTCACACAT
This portion of the Panicum virgatum strain AP13 chromosome 2N, P.virgatum_v5, whole genome shotgun sequence genome encodes:
- the LOC120660057 gene encoding probable serine/threonine-protein kinase PBL23; translated protein: MGILCCFQSHAGGGGGHHGQAVPPSSAASSSSATSSSGNKDRPLPERRPGEDRSSRNNNSVDYSNLVALVNEIVGDSVSYRHKRVAEEILKMGKAGKVTARTFTYAELSEATGGFRPESLLGEGGFGPVYRGRLPPKATGPEVAVKQLDRNGMQGTREFLVEALMLSLLKHPHLVTLLGFCTDADHRMLVYEYMPLGSLEDHLLDLPPGRAPLEWATRMRVAQGAARGLEYLHDTARPPVIYRDFKASNILLDTGFRARLSDFGLAKVGPSGEKTHVSTRVMGTYGYCAPEYALTGKLTTMSDVYSFGVVFLEIITGRRAIDTTRPPDQHNLVLWAGPRFKNKRRFAEMADPMLQGDYPTKGLHQALAIAAMCLQEDATMRPAISDVVTALDYLTVAGGGAADDEQGPDPDEQQQQTDDDAQA
- the LOC120660060 gene encoding mavicyanin-like; translation: MATRFIAVAAVMAAALVGMASAAVYNVGEPAGSWDLRTNYGDWAASKRFHPGDQIVFRYSPQAHDVVEVSKADYDSCSNARPVATHTSGNDAIALTSTGTRYFICGITGHCDGGMKLQVDVVPGATSLAPAGAPGANAPVSPQTPSTPASAATKATATGLALAGFLLAASLLV